A section of the Coleofasciculus sp. FACHB-T130 genome encodes:
- a CDS encoding DUF3318 domain-containing protein, producing the protein MTSYATSSARAEMSELRRLKTLLPPELQSWVTVEGTTEVNPPLIRCEEIGKDQIEVQIDLVKWDQLALDQRNLLFWHEVARIQNDTIPRDGWEMAALAIGLGGAVGELWVQDGLLLILALALCGVSGWRLYQKNSGEKQVKEMIEADEKAIALATRFGYSLPNAYKSLGSALKALLELTPNKRQRSKYETRLSALKRSAAKAKAKVKGAREDSI; encoded by the coding sequence ATGACATCCTATGCAACCTCTTCTGCTAGAGCTGAGATGAGCGAACTCCGGCGGTTAAAAACCTTACTGCCGCCAGAATTGCAAAGCTGGGTAACAGTCGAAGGAACGACTGAAGTGAATCCACCCCTGATCCGCTGTGAAGAAATTGGCAAGGATCAAATTGAGGTTCAAATTGATCTGGTGAAATGGGATCAGCTAGCACTCGATCAGCGGAATTTGCTGTTTTGGCACGAAGTTGCCCGAATTCAAAACGACACCATCCCTAGAGATGGCTGGGAAATGGCGGCGCTAGCAATTGGTTTAGGCGGTGCTGTCGGCGAACTGTGGGTGCAGGATGGCTTGCTGTTGATATTAGCCTTGGCATTGTGTGGTGTCTCAGGCTGGAGATTGTATCAAAAAAATAGTGGAGAGAAGCAGGTAAAAGAGATGATTGAAGCGGATGAGAAAGCGATCGCGCTTGCCACCCGCTTTGGTTATTCCCTCCCCAACGCCTACAAAAGTTTGGGTAGCGCTTTGAAAGCTTTGCTAGAGCTAACCCCAAACAAACGGCAACGGAGCAAATACGAAACGCGGCTTTCTGCCCTCAAGCGTAGTGCTGCCAAAGCCAAAGCTAAAGTCAAAGGCGCACGCGAGGACTCAATATAA
- a CDS encoding ferredoxin:protochlorophyllide reductase (ATP-dependent) subunit N: MTLANTEPEALNFECETGNYHTFCPISCVAWLYQKIEDSFFLVIGTKTCGYFLQNAMGVMIFAEPRYAMAELEEGDISAQLNDYEELKRLCLQIKRDRNPSVIVWIGTCTTEIIKMDLEGLAPKLESEIGIPIVTARANGLDYAFTQGEDTVLAAMAARCPDKAPVVETEKKERNAIASLLNFGKKKEDVAADESEYVKHPPLVLFGSLPDPVVTNLTLELKKQGIKVSGWLPSKRYTELPVLEEGYYVSGMNPFLSRTATTLMRRRKCKLIGAPFPIGPDGTRAWIEKICSVFGIEPKGLEEREAQIWENLEDYVQLIRGKSVFFMGDNLLEISLARFLVRCGMTCPEIGIPYMDKRYQAAELALLEKTCHEMGVPTPRIVEKPDNYNQIQRIYELKPDLVITGMAHANPLEARGINTKWSVEFTFAQIHGFTNARDILELVTRPLRRNNNLKDLGWDKLVREEAKI; the protein is encoded by the coding sequence ATGACCCTTGCGAATACAGAACCGGAAGCGCTTAATTTTGAGTGTGAAACTGGAAATTATCATACATTTTGTCCCATCAGCTGCGTAGCTTGGTTGTACCAAAAGATAGAAGATAGTTTCTTCCTAGTTATTGGTACAAAAACCTGTGGCTACTTCTTACAAAACGCGATGGGGGTGATGATTTTTGCGGAACCCCGCTACGCGATGGCTGAGTTGGAAGAAGGAGATATCTCCGCTCAGTTGAATGACTATGAAGAGTTGAAGCGGCTGTGTTTGCAAATTAAGCGCGATCGCAACCCCAGCGTCATTGTTTGGATTGGCACCTGCACCACCGAAATCATCAAAATGGATTTGGAAGGCTTGGCACCCAAGCTAGAATCCGAAATTGGCATCCCCATTGTGACGGCTCGCGCGAATGGTTTAGACTACGCCTTTACTCAAGGGGAAGACACCGTACTGGCGGCGATGGCTGCCCGTTGTCCCGATAAAGCACCCGTGGTAGAAACTGAGAAGAAAGAAAGGAATGCGATCGCTTCTCTGCTCAACTTCGGCAAGAAAAAAGAAGATGTTGCCGCCGATGAATCGGAATATGTCAAGCATCCGCCACTGGTTCTCTTCGGTTCTCTCCCCGATCCAGTTGTTACCAATCTGACACTGGAACTGAAAAAGCAAGGCATTAAAGTTTCAGGTTGGTTGCCATCCAAGCGTTACACCGAATTGCCAGTTCTGGAAGAAGGGTACTACGTCTCTGGCATGAACCCCTTCCTCAGCCGCACTGCTACCACCCTGATGCGTCGCCGCAAGTGCAAACTCATCGGCGCACCCTTCCCCATTGGTCCCGATGGCACCCGCGCCTGGATTGAGAAAATTTGCTCGGTGTTTGGGATTGAACCCAAAGGGCTAGAGGAGCGGGAAGCGCAAATCTGGGAAAATCTGGAAGACTATGTCCAGTTGATTCGCGGCAAATCTGTCTTCTTCATGGGCGATAACTTGTTGGAAATCTCTTTAGCTCGTTTCCTGGTGCGCTGTGGCATGACTTGCCCGGAAATCGGCATCCCCTACATGGATAAGCGCTATCAAGCCGCTGAGTTGGCGTTGCTAGAGAAAACTTGCCACGAAATGGGTGTACCAACGCCTAGAATTGTGGAGAAGCCGGACAACTATAACCAAATTCAGCGTATTTACGAACTCAAACCAGATTTGGTGATTACTGGTATGGCGCACGCTAACCCACTGGAAGCACGCGGTATCAATACTAAGTGGTCTGTTGAGTTCACTTTTGCTCAGATTCACGGCTTTACAAATGCTCGTGACATTCTGGAGTTGGTGACTCGTCCGCTGCGCCGGAATAACAACCTTAAAGATTTGGGTTGGGATAAGTTAGTGAGAGAAGAAGCGAAGATTTAA
- a CDS encoding DUF5331 domain-containing protein → MTFFENFTSALKQKWLEYFQANRSWIALQMKLKDAEIVALIPEPE, encoded by the coding sequence ATGACTTTTTTTGAAAACTTTACATCTGCTTTGAAGCAGAAGTGGTTGGAATATTTTCAAGCGAATCGTTCCTGGATCGCTCTGCAAATGAAGCTTAAGGATGCAGAGATTGTCGCTCTAATCCCAGAGCCTGAGTAA
- a CDS encoding DUF5331 domain-containing protein has protein sequence MLLVSILTCVLLCTILQTKLFSPASASSPTVNTEQLCPEQLRPEQLRESVRAKWLDYYRKNHHWLNRLQVWVTSEGQRRPTSSFILATLSTLDPQFNEMLPLIVDLNADPDRIVASFGLDFDPDDELEALPAAPDDELEALSAEKTDTEEVRMLPPAAVNVAQSASRIAAKVDESCEGVYKKHRFPWQR, from the coding sequence ATGCTTTTAGTGTCAATCTTGACGTGCGTATTGTTATGCACCATTCTCCAAACCAAATTATTTTCACCAGCATCAGCATCAAGCCCAACTGTGAACACCGAGCAGCTATGTCCTGAGCAGCTACGTCCTGAGCAGCTACGGGAATCGGTCAGAGCCAAATGGCTAGACTACTATCGAAAAAATCACCACTGGCTCAATCGTCTGCAAGTCTGGGTGACATCTGAAGGACAAAGACGCCCTACCTCCAGCTTCATTTTGGCGACGCTATCGACTCTAGACCCGCAATTTAATGAGATGCTTCCCCTGATTGTGGACCTCAATGCAGACCCCGACCGAATTGTGGCGAGCTTTGGGCTAGACTTCGATCCCGACGATGAGCTAGAGGCATTACCGGCGGCTCCCGACGATGAGCTAGAGGCACTATCGGCTGAAAAAACAGATACAGAGGAAGTCAGAATGCTACCTCCGGCTGCTGTCAATGTTGCTCAATCAGCCAGTCGTATCGCTGCTAAGGTGGATGAATCTTGCGAGGGAGTTTATAAAAAGCATCGCTTTCCTTGGCAGCGCTAA
- the bchL gene encoding ferredoxin:protochlorophyllide reductase (ATP-dependent) iron-sulfur ATP-binding protein yields the protein MKLSVYGKGGIGKSTTSCNISVALAKRGKKVLQIGCDPKHDSTFTLTGFLIPTIIDTLQEKDYHYEDVWAEDVIYKGYGGVDCVEAGGPPAGAGCGGYVVGETVKLLKELNAFDEYDIILFDVLGDVVCGGFAAPLNYSDYCLIVTDNGFDALFAANRIAASVREKARTHPLRLAGLIGNRTAKRDLIEKYISAVPMPVLEVLPLIEDIRVSRVKGKTLFEMAETDPSLNYVCDYYLNIADQILARPEGVVPNDAPDRELFSLLSDFYLNPTKPEVKTEEQELDMMMV from the coding sequence GTGAAACTGTCAGTATACGGAAAAGGCGGAATCGGCAAATCCACAACCAGCTGCAATATCTCTGTGGCTCTAGCCAAGCGCGGCAAGAAAGTCCTGCAAATTGGCTGTGACCCCAAGCACGACAGCACCTTCACCCTGACCGGCTTCCTGATTCCCACAATTATCGACACGCTTCAAGAAAAGGACTACCACTACGAAGATGTCTGGGCTGAAGATGTCATCTACAAAGGCTATGGCGGCGTTGATTGCGTAGAAGCAGGGGGTCCCCCAGCTGGTGCCGGTTGCGGCGGTTACGTGGTAGGCGAAACCGTGAAGTTACTCAAGGAACTGAACGCCTTCGATGAGTACGATATCATTCTGTTTGACGTACTCGGTGACGTGGTATGCGGTGGCTTTGCAGCTCCCCTCAACTATTCGGACTACTGCTTGATTGTCACTGACAACGGCTTTGACGCCTTGTTTGCAGCCAACCGGATTGCCGCTTCTGTCCGTGAAAAAGCTCGGACTCACCCCCTGCGTCTCGCCGGATTGATTGGCAACCGCACTGCTAAGCGCGACCTGATCGAGAAATACATTTCTGCGGTACCGATGCCAGTGCTGGAAGTGTTGCCGCTGATTGAAGACATTCGCGTTTCCCGTGTTAAGGGCAAAACTCTGTTTGAAATGGCAGAGACTGACCCCTCGCTGAACTACGTCTGCGATTACTACCTCAACATTGCCGACCAAATTCTGGCGCGTCCAGAGGGTGTTGTGCCGAACGATGCTCCAGACCGCGAGTTGTTCTCCTTGCTGTCTGATTTCTACCTCAATCCCACCAAGCCAGAGGTGAAGACTGAAGAACAAGAGCTAGATATGATGATGGTTTAG
- the thiO gene encoding glycine oxidase ThiO, with translation MNTESDILIIGGGAIGLAIALELRLRGATVTVLCRDFNSAAAYAAAGMLAPQAEGIPTGAMLDLCLRSRDLYPDWASKLEAIAGVSIGYWPSGILAPVYLNPQSSALSPHSSAHWLDKDAIHQIQPGLGSDVVGGWWYPEDGQVDNRALVQALRVAVRESGVDIREGVAAEALQQQNRRINCVRTASGDFRAQHYVLATGAWSNELLPIPVSPKKGQMLSVQAPGGSQEGLPLKRVLFGEEIYIVPRRNGQLIVGATSEDVGFTPHNTPAGIRTLLESAIRLYPTLQNFPIQEFWWGFRPATPDELPILGSSACENLTLATGHYRNGILLAPVTASLVADLIWEQKSDPLLDHFHYSRFYAGSKPINATPKMLQISHPSESGRIQGSSLQMNHSLETLPSDPLIIAGRTFRSRLMTGTGKYRSIEEMQQSIAASGCEIVTVAVRRVQTKAPGHEGLAEALDWTKIWMLPNTAGCKTAEEAIRVARLGREMAKLLGQEDNNFVKLEVIPDLKYLLPDPIGTLEAAEQLVKEGFAVLPYINADPLLAKRLEEVGCATVMPLGSPIGSGQGIKNAANIEIIIENAGVPVVVDAGLATPSEAAQAMEMGADAVLINSAIAGAKNPAAMGRAMALGVEAGRLAYQAGRIPVKVYANPSSPLTGTITS, from the coding sequence ATGAATACAGAAAGTGACATTCTCATCATCGGCGGCGGTGCGATTGGCTTAGCGATCGCCCTCGAACTTCGCTTGCGGGGGGCAACCGTCACCGTCTTGTGCCGCGACTTCAACTCCGCAGCGGCTTATGCTGCTGCTGGAATGCTAGCACCCCAAGCAGAAGGGATTCCGACGGGCGCAATGCTGGATTTATGTCTGCGGAGTCGGGATTTGTATCCGGACTGGGCAAGCAAACTGGAAGCGATCGCAGGGGTATCTATCGGCTACTGGCCTAGTGGCATCTTGGCACCCGTTTATCTCAATCCTCAGTCCTCAGCCCTCAGTCCTCACTCCTCAGCACATTGGTTAGATAAAGATGCAATCCATCAAATTCAACCCGGACTGGGTTCAGATGTTGTTGGTGGTTGGTGGTATCCCGAAGATGGTCAAGTAGACAATCGGGCTTTAGTTCAAGCCTTGCGGGTGGCAGTGAGGGAATCAGGTGTAGATATCCGTGAAGGCGTGGCAGCTGAAGCCCTCCAGCAACAGAACCGGAGAATCAACTGCGTCAGAACAGCATCTGGGGATTTTCGCGCTCAACACTATGTCTTAGCCACCGGGGCTTGGTCAAATGAATTATTGCCAATTCCGGTCAGCCCGAAAAAGGGTCAAATGTTATCCGTGCAAGCGCCTGGGGGTAGTCAGGAGGGATTGCCTCTCAAGCGGGTACTGTTTGGTGAGGAAATCTACATCGTGCCGCGTCGGAATGGACAACTGATCGTGGGAGCCACTAGCGAGGATGTGGGATTCACACCCCATAACACTCCAGCCGGAATCAGAACCTTATTGGAAAGCGCGATTCGCCTTTATCCCACCTTGCAGAACTTTCCCATCCAAGAATTTTGGTGGGGATTTCGACCGGCGACACCCGATGAGTTGCCGATTCTCGGTTCTAGCGCCTGCGAGAATTTAACGCTGGCAACGGGTCATTACCGCAACGGAATTTTGCTGGCACCCGTGACGGCTTCGTTAGTGGCAGACCTGATTTGGGAGCAAAAGTCCGATCCCCTGTTAGACCATTTTCACTACTCCAGGTTCTACGCTGGATCTAAACCCATCAATGCAACCCCCAAAATGCTTCAAATAAGCCATCCTTCTGAATCCGGGAGAATTCAAGGCTCGTCCCTACAGATGAATCATTCCTTGGAAACCCTGCCATCCGATCCTTTAATTATTGCGGGTCGGACTTTTCGCTCTCGCCTGATGACTGGTACCGGCAAGTATCGCAGCATCGAAGAAATGCAGCAAAGTATTGCTGCTAGCGGTTGCGAAATTGTGACAGTGGCGGTGCGCCGGGTACAAACAAAAGCGCCCGGACATGAAGGGCTGGCTGAAGCGCTGGATTGGACAAAAATCTGGATGCTACCCAACACTGCTGGCTGCAAAACCGCTGAAGAGGCGATTCGAGTGGCGCGTCTGGGGCGGGAGATGGCAAAACTTTTGGGTCAAGAAGACAATAACTTTGTCAAGTTAGAGGTGATTCCTGACTTAAAGTATCTCCTGCCCGACCCAATTGGCACTTTGGAAGCGGCAGAGCAACTGGTGAAGGAAGGCTTTGCGGTTCTGCCTTATATCAATGCTGACCCGTTACTGGCTAAACGATTGGAAGAGGTTGGCTGTGCGACGGTGATGCCTTTGGGTTCTCCGATTGGTTCCGGACAGGGCATCAAGAATGCAGCGAATATTGAAATCATTATTGAGAATGCTGGGGTGCCAGTGGTGGTGGATGCCGGACTGGCTACGCCCAGTGAGGCAGCGCAGGCAATGGAGATGGGGGCTGATGCCGTGTTGATCAATAGTGCGATCGCTGGGGCAAAAAATCCTGCTGCGATGGGTCGCGCAATGGCTCTGGGTGTTGAGGCTGGGCGTCTCGCCTATCAAGCCGGACGAATCCCTGTAAAAGTCTACGCCAACCCCAGTTCTCCCCTGACTGGCACGATTACCAGTTAA
- a CDS encoding ssl1498 family light-harvesting-like protein, giving the protein MRYTTEDGGRLNNFAVEPKVYKAEPPTQDQKRNYLFMGIGAIALLSSLIFVAISASNVG; this is encoded by the coding sequence ATGCGATATACAACCGAAGACGGCGGACGTTTGAACAATTTTGCAGTAGAACCAAAAGTTTACAAAGCAGAACCGCCAACCCAGGATCAAAAGCGCAACTATCTCTTCATGGGAATTGGCGCGATCGCTTTGCTTAGCAGCTTAATATTTGTTGCTATTTCGGCATCCAATGTAGGCTAA
- a CDS encoding tetratricopeptide repeat protein, whose translation MNNIRKTIAIVGITTVIGGIPTAVYAQLPPSQLLSAADNNKATMSAVDLYNRGVDKLDAGDYEGAIADFDEAIRLAPQDAESYYNRGYARHILGAYQQAIADYTEAIRINPEYGNAYGNRGYSYYLLENYQQAIADSTEAIRLNPKDASVYINRGNARDDLGETQAAIADFNQALQIDPKNARAYYNRGLAYNRLGQHAKALDDYTQTVNLDSKFAEAYYNRAITYLRLNNRQAAVADFKKSADLFKSQGRTESYQDALEATKNLQR comes from the coding sequence ATGAATAACATTCGCAAAACTATCGCCATTGTCGGAATCACCACAGTAATTGGTGGAATTCCTACTGCTGTCTACGCTCAGTTGCCGCCCAGCCAGTTACTGAGTGCAGCTGATAATAATAAGGCAACGATGAGCGCGGTTGATTTATACAACCGGGGCGTTGATAAACTAGACGCCGGTGATTATGAGGGGGCGATCGCAGACTTTGACGAAGCGATCCGTCTTGCTCCCCAGGATGCAGAGTCTTATTACAACCGGGGGTATGCCCGTCACATCCTCGGAGCTTATCAGCAAGCGATCGCAGATTACACTGAGGCGATTCGGATTAATCCTGAGTACGGAAATGCTTACGGCAACCGGGGATATTCCTACTATCTTCTCGAAAATTATCAACAAGCGATCGCTGATTCTACGGAGGCCATCCGACTCAATCCCAAAGATGCAAGTGTCTATATTAACCGAGGCAATGCTCGCGACGATCTAGGAGAAACTCAAGCCGCAATTGCCGATTTTAACCAAGCTTTACAAATCGACCCCAAGAATGCCAGAGCTTATTACAATCGGGGTTTAGCTTACAACCGGCTAGGACAACATGCCAAAGCGCTTGACGATTATACTCAGACGGTAAATTTAGATTCTAAATTTGCTGAAGCCTATTACAACCGCGCAATCACCTACTTACGATTGAATAATCGTCAAGCGGCAGTTGCAGATTTTAAGAAATCCGCAGACCTTTTCAAGTCCCAAGGAAGAACAGAAAGTTACCAAGACGCCCTAGAAGCGACAAAAAACCTTCAACGGTAA
- a CDS encoding RNB domain-containing ribonuclease, which translates to MEKGTLIEFRLHGERRLAVAERQEGKTHWIVVDEKGQSHTIHPRQMTYKIAGESYKPAQISSFLQEVQRYLDPTGLEVAWELLVEDGTSVTDVEMASVLFSDKSAPLCYAAYYLLSEDRLYFKQKGDRYEPRPATQVAELKHQIEVEKERLLRRQEFVERVQKALSGEQVKWERRERQRLEAIEKYAALLTDVVRAGLNQESLNRAYPPPAPVLETMSELGRPGTPQAAFQLLVDLGLWSPHENLYLRRSQIPVHFPDKVIEVAKQYAEFAPNDSDEHRLDLTHLKVYTIDDESTKEIDDGLSMETLADGRQRLWIHIADPSRLVSPGDELDLEARRRTTTLYLPTGMIPMFPPSLATGPMSLVQGKICWALSFGVLLDEKGAVEDYCISASLIKPTYRLTYDDVDEMLQLGIQAEPEITAIASWAKRRQSWRQSQGSINIHMPEAMIKVNGDEIIIEILEDSPARQLVAEMMILTGEVAAHYGKTHNIPLPFRSQPQPELPSEEELLQLPAGPVRFCAMRGCMPRSEMSLTPGRHAGLGLETYAQVTSPIRRYSDLLAHFQIKAHLRGEPTPFSAQELQEVMLGIGTASQEARLVERQTNRYWGLEYLRRHGDQVWQALMLRWLREDDRLGLILLEDLGLELAMRFTHSVALGDRLEVRVSHADPRQDVIQFRQLIDQEAQPAGT; encoded by the coding sequence GTGGAGAAAGGAACGTTAATTGAGTTTCGGCTGCATGGAGAGCGGCGTCTTGCTGTTGCAGAACGTCAAGAAGGCAAAACGCACTGGATTGTGGTAGACGAGAAAGGTCAATCCCACACCATCCATCCCCGACAAATGACCTATAAGATTGCAGGTGAAAGCTATAAACCTGCACAAATTTCCAGCTTCCTCCAAGAGGTACAGCGCTATCTGGACCCAACTGGCTTGGAGGTAGCATGGGAATTATTGGTAGAGGATGGAACGAGCGTTACAGATGTGGAAATGGCGTCAGTGCTGTTTTCTGACAAAAGTGCCCCCCTATGTTACGCAGCGTACTATTTGCTATCTGAAGATAGACTTTATTTCAAGCAAAAAGGCGATCGCTACGAGCCGCGTCCTGCTACTCAGGTAGCAGAACTAAAACATCAGATAGAAGTCGAAAAAGAACGGCTCTTGCGGCGGCAAGAATTTGTAGAGCGCGTGCAAAAGGCGCTCTCTGGCGAACAGGTAAAGTGGGAACGCCGCGAACGTCAACGCCTGGAAGCCATTGAAAAATATGCGGCTCTGTTGACAGATGTCGTTCGTGCTGGACTCAATCAAGAATCTCTGAATCGCGCCTATCCCCCTCCAGCACCTGTTTTGGAAACAATGAGCGAGCTTGGACGCCCTGGAACTCCCCAAGCTGCGTTTCAACTGCTGGTGGATTTGGGATTGTGGAGTCCTCACGAAAATCTATATCTGCGGCGCAGTCAGATCCCCGTTCACTTTCCAGACAAGGTGATAGAAGTGGCTAAGCAGTATGCTGAGTTCGCGCCGAACGATTCGGATGAGCACCGATTAGATCTGACTCATTTGAAGGTGTACACGATTGATGATGAAAGTACAAAGGAAATAGACGATGGATTGAGTATGGAAACCCTCGCCGATGGGCGTCAGCGGCTTTGGATACACATTGCCGACCCCTCGCGCTTGGTTTCCCCAGGAGATGAATTAGACTTAGAAGCTAGACGGCGTACCACAACGTTGTATTTACCGACGGGGATGATTCCGATGTTCCCGCCGAGTTTGGCAACCGGGCCGATGAGCTTAGTGCAAGGAAAAATTTGTTGGGCGCTGAGCTTTGGCGTGCTTTTGGATGAAAAAGGTGCCGTAGAGGACTATTGCATCAGTGCCAGCTTAATTAAGCCGACCTATCGCCTGACTTACGACGATGTGGATGAGATGCTGCAACTGGGTATCCAGGCAGAACCAGAGATAACAGCGATCGCTTCTTGGGCGAAACGTCGCCAATCATGGCGGCAGTCCCAAGGCTCGATTAACATCCATATGCCAGAGGCGATGATTAAAGTAAATGGTGACGAAATCATCATTGAAATTTTGGAAGACTCACCCGCACGCCAATTAGTAGCGGAGATGATGATTCTCACGGGTGAAGTGGCTGCCCACTACGGCAAAACTCACAATATTCCTCTGCCCTTTCGCAGTCAACCCCAACCCGAACTTCCCTCAGAAGAGGAACTATTGCAGCTGCCCGCAGGACCTGTGAGATTTTGTGCAATGCGGGGATGTATGCCTCGTAGCGAAATGAGCCTCACGCCGGGACGACACGCCGGTTTGGGGCTGGAAACCTACGCTCAGGTAACATCTCCAATCCGCCGCTACAGCGACTTGCTGGCGCATTTCCAAATAAAGGCGCATTTACGCGGCGAACCCACGCCATTCTCAGCGCAAGAGTTACAAGAAGTTATGCTGGGTATCGGCACCGCCTCCCAAGAAGCAAGGTTAGTGGAACGCCAGACAAATCGTTATTGGGGGTTAGAGTACCTGCGGCGTCATGGCGATCAGGTTTGGCAAGCGCTGATGCTGCGATGGTTGCGAGAAGATGACCGATTAGGATTAATTTTGTTAGAAGATTTGGGATTAGAGTTGGCGATGCGGTTCACCCACTCAGTGGCACTTGGCGATCGCTTAGAAGTCCGAGTCAGCCATGCCGATCCCCGGCAAGATGTCATTCAGTTCCGCCAGCTTATCGATCAGGAAGCTCAGCCAGCTGGCACGTAA
- the rpsR gene encoding 30S ribosomal protein S18, whose amino-acid sequence MTYFRRRLSPIKPDEPIDYKDVDLLRKFITERGKILPRRITGLTAKQQRDLTVAIKRARLLALLPFINPEG is encoded by the coding sequence ATGACTTACTTCCGTCGCCGCCTTTCCCCAATTAAACCTGACGAACCTATCGACTACAAAGATGTCGATTTGTTGCGGAAATTTATTACAGAGCGGGGTAAAATACTGCCTCGCCGAATTACAGGTTTAACAGCAAAGCAACAACGAGATTTAACCGTAGCAATTAAGCGGGCACGCCTTTTGGCTCTGTTGCCCTTTATTAACCCTGAAGGTTAA
- the rpmG gene encoding 50S ribosomal protein L33 encodes MASKKGARLIVTLECTDCRTNIAKRSPGVSRYTTTKNRRNTTARIELKKFCTHCNQHTVHKEIK; translated from the coding sequence ATGGCAAGTAAGAAGGGGGCGCGCCTGATTGTGACGTTGGAATGCACCGACTGTCGCACCAACATCGCCAAGCGATCGCCGGGTGTTTCCCGATACACAACCACCAAGAACCGCCGGAACACGACGGCGCGGATTGAACTGAAAAAGTTTTGCACCCACTGCAACCAACATACCGTCCACAAAGAAATTAAGTAA
- a CDS encoding RDD family protein: protein MRNELTNRRLPKVPIERRCIAFAIDFLIIWLFSLPFGANTPGIPIAQILVFIIAWLAGRVLLVARNQGQSVGRWALDMKVVDPKYRKTPGLFELCKREGILGFAAVLAMVGLTIGVSNGVSLLLLISPLAVDCGVAFADAEWQQAFHDRVGRTCIVQTRRGYSLDIRVKKLLAQVTRRMK, encoded by the coding sequence ATGCGTAACGAACTGACCAACCGCCGATTACCTAAGGTGCCAATTGAGCGACGGTGTATTGCTTTTGCGATTGATTTTCTAATTATTTGGCTCTTTAGCTTGCCCTTTGGGGCAAATACTCCGGGTATCCCGATTGCACAAATCTTGGTTTTCATTATCGCATGGCTAGCTGGGCGAGTGCTTCTGGTTGCGCGAAATCAGGGACAGAGTGTGGGACGCTGGGCTTTGGATATGAAAGTCGTCGATCCCAAATACCGCAAAACTCCTGGGCTTTTTGAGTTATGCAAGCGCGAAGGGATTCTGGGATTCGCTGCTGTTTTGGCGATGGTGGGACTGACCATTGGGGTGTCGAACGGGGTCTCTTTGCTGCTGCTGATCAGCCCTCTAGCGGTGGATTGCGGGGTGGCTTTTGCAGATGCTGAGTGGCAACAAGCTTTTCACGATCGCGTCGGGCGAACTTGTATCGTGCAGACGCGCCGAGGTTATTCTTTAGATATCCGCGTCAAAAAATTACTTGCTCAAGTGACTCGTCGTATGAAATAA